The sequence below is a genomic window from Fusobacterium varium.
CGGCTCCCCTGCTCTTATTATTATACTTATATATATAATCTATTTTTATTTTAAATGCAAATTCATAATTTAATTTACTAATTGATTTTATATTCATCTTATAAATCATTTTTTAGTTTACACTATCTATCTGATTTATTCTAATATAAAACTAGTTGTTTCTCATTGATTCAGTCTCTGGTCTTCCAATTAAAGTTCCTTTTCCAACAGCAAATATATCGTCTACTGTCATTTGGAATCCAACTGGTCTTCCTTCAAATTTAGCTCTTTCTTCTAATTGAGCCATGTTGTAATCTACTAATTCTTTACTTAATGGAACGTTTCCTACTGCTAGGTATCTTACTTTTCCTACGTTATCTCTAGCTGGCATCATTTTTCCAAGGTTATATTTAGATGGTGCAAATGGAACATCTAGAACACCTTGTTCAAATGCTTTAACTATACCAATAGCCCAGTCTCCTGCTCCTAATTCTAGAACTCTATCTAGGATACATTTAGTTTCAGCTTTTATAATTTCAATTTCTTTTGCTAATTCTGGAGACATTGATAATTGTTGTCCTCTTAATAGGTTAAGAACCATTTTTGTAGCTTTGATTCCTTGTGCGTTAGCTTCTTTTGTAGGTACTCCAATTGCTTCGTGAGGAGTTTTAACTATAACTTTAGTTGCTCCTGCAAGTGCTGCTGCTGAAGCTCCATTTGAAATAACTCCAAATGCTTTAGCTTCATCTTCTGGGAATCCTCCCATCCATTGGTGGAATACAGTTGTTAAGTCTATATCATTGTATCCATATTCTTTAAAGTATTCTTCTCCTTGCTCAGCAAGTGCTCTAATAGCAGCAACGTCTTGGATTAGGTTTCCACATTGTCCATATCCTAAAGTGATGTTTTTAACACCTTGCTCAGCAGCTAATAATCCTTCAAGAATTCCAACTGCATTTGACATTGAAGGTGGTACAAGAGTTCCTGTTAATGGTCCAAATGGTTCTCTGTTAATTGATACTCCATGTTCTTCATACCATCCAACTAATCTATCTACATATTGCCAGTCAATAAGTGTTTTTTCTAATGAAACTGATTTAGCATAAGGAACGTTATAACTGATTCCTCCACCTTCGTCAGAAGTATATCCTGCTGCGATCATGATTTCAGAAAGAAGTCTAGCATCTGGAGTTCCATGTCTTAATTGAAGAGGTAAATCTATAGCTTCTACTACTTTTCTACATCCTGCTACTCCATGGTTTACACCTGGGAATCCATTAAGTAATGATCTTCCAGCTTTTTTAGATTCTTCTATTCCTCTTTCACAGTTTTCATATTTATTTTGTCTAGTGTAAGAGTCAATAGTTGTAGGAAGTAAATCTGCTCCTCCAACTTTATCTAGGTAACTTAATAGTTCTATATGTTGATCAATTAAAGCAACCCCTGCTCTAGGTTGTGCTAATGTAATTCCAGCTTTTTTAGCATCTACTAATTTTTTAGAGAAGCTTTTTGATTCTGGTAATGATTTATGATAAGCAACTGCTTCTTCAAGGTTAACGTCTTTTCCTGTAGGCCATCCTTTTAAAACTTCTTCTCTCATTTCAAAGAACTCTTCTTCAGTCCATTTTTTAAATCTAAGTTTCATATTTAAATTTTCCTCCTTATTTTTCTCTTATACTTCGACTAAATATTTTTTCAATATTCTAACTGCTAAATCAGGATATTCTTGAGCTAATAATCCCATAGAAGATAAAATATATGTTTTATCTACTAAGAATTTTGGATCTTGTGGTTTCAAATGTACTGGATCTTGCTCATTAAAGTTTCCTGCTTTTAATATTCCTCTTGGATTCATACTGTGAATTATAACTCCACCTGTTCCTATAACATAAGGAGCTTCTGTTAAATCCTTACCACTTTGATTAAACATAGTTCCCATTGGAGTATAAACACATTCTAGTACTCCGCAGTGTCTAGTCATAGCTATTTCAGTTGCTGCCATAGCCATAGCCTCATCAAATCTAATCTCTTCTTCACTTTGTGGTACCATTTTTATATGATCATGTCTATATTGACAATTTGCCTTAACATCAACTTGTTTTAAAGAGTCATGTAAATAGTTTCTAATCTTTCTAGTTCCTGCAGCTTCTAAAAGAGCTATTGCTGAGTATCTCATTCCAAGATCTCCTTCAACTGTTCTCTTAGCATAAGGTTCTTCCAGACCCTTTATCATGATTGAAGGTTTTGTAGGTTCTCCTTTTGCTATTGAGTGGATATCTGTTGTTGCTCCACCAATATCTACAACTATAAGATCTCCTATTCCATCTTCATCATCAGTACCTTCTGCTAAGACTTCAGCAGCTTTTAAAACTGCAGCAGGTGTTGGCATCAAAATTCCTTTTATAAATTCTTCTGCATTTTTCATACCTTTTGCTTCAACTATTCTACCCATGAAAACTTTTCTTATCTCTTCACGACAAGGTTCAACATTAAGTTTATTTATGAAAGGCATTACATTTTCTGTAATAAAGTGATCTATCCCAGCTTCCTTGAAAATAGTTTCAACTTCATCTATAGCTGCTTTGTTTCCAGCAACTACCACTGGTACATTAAGTTTATACTCTGCAATCATTTTAGCATTATGTATGATACAATCTTTGTTTCCACCATCTGTTCCACCAGCTAATAATATAATGTCTAAAGGAGTAGCTTTTATCTCTTCAAGCTCTCTGTGATTCAATTCATAAGCATATGTCTTTATAACCCTTGCCCCTGCTCCTAGAGCAGCTTTTTTAGCAGCTTCAGCAGTAAGTTCAGGTACAAGTCCTATAGCCACCATCTTCAATCCACCAGCAGCAGATGAACATGCTGTCTTACTTACAAATTCTACAGAATCAAAATCTACTTTTTCACTTATAGCTGCTTTCAATTTATCAAAAGCTTTGTTAAAACCTATCATGATATCATTTTCAACTGTAGTAATGTCCTTTGCTGTAGCTAAAATAACTTCATTATCCATATCTATTGCTGTAAGTTTTGTATATGTACTTCCAAAATCTATGGCTAGATAAACTTTCATAACAACCACTCTCTTTACTGTAAATATATTTTTTTAGATTCTAATTAAGCAATTCCTAAATCCTTTTTCAAATCTTCTGTTGTATCTTCAATAGGTGTTCCTGGTTTGTATACTCTGTCAAATCCCATAGCCTTAAATCTTTTTTCAACGTCTTCCCAAACTTGTTTTCCAACAACTATGTTTCCACCTACATAGAGAAGGATATTATTAAGTCCTGCTTCTTTACATTTTTCTCTCATACCTTGACAATCTAGCTCTCCGTGTCCATATAGAGAAGAAACAATTATAGCGTCAGCATTTGTTTCAACTGCAGCATTTATGAAGTCAGCTTGTGGAGATAAAACCCCAATATTTACTACTTCAAACCCATTTGATTCTAATACGTGATGTATAATTTTGTTTCCAACTGCGTGACAGTCTGATCCAATAACTCCAATTACAACTTTTTTTCCATTTTTTTCCATGAAAAACAGCCTCCTCTGTGTATGATATTTAAACTTTAATAATAATATACCTCTTTTTTGTAAAAAATCAAGCTTTATTTAAAAAATGAATAATAAAAATTAATTTTTTTAATACAGTATATTAAAAAAGGCTTTTTTTGCTGTTTTGTACACTTTTATTTAATAATTTTAAATTTTAATTAAACACTTTTTTTAATTTAACTTTATATTTTTTATGAATTTTAATAAAAAAATTATTTTTTGCTATTTTCAGTTTAAATTTTCTTTGTATTTTTTATATTCTTTAATTTTTTTATTTTTACATTTTTAAATTCAATTTAATAATGTTGTTTTTACCAACTTATTACATTAATTTATATATTTTCAAAAATATTTAGTTAGATTTGATTTTTTTTACTTTATATGGTATAATACCTTGTAAAATAAATTGTGCTGGCTAATGATGGGAGTGGGTTATTAATCCACTCCCTCTTTAGTAGTGAAGTTGAAAGTGAGGTGACAAAAATTTTATGGAACTAAATAACAAAGAGATAATTTTAAAAAAGATTGAAAACATTGTAACTCCTGTTGCTGAAAGTATGGGTCTTTCTCTAGTAGACATTGAGTATTTACAAGATGGTGGATACTGGTATGTTAGAATATATGTTGAGAAAGAAAACGAAGATATTACTCTTGAAGACTGTGCTGCTCTAAGTAATAAGATTGATGAAGATATTGATAAACTTATTGATCAAAGATTCTTTTTAGAGGTTTCATCACCAGGTATTGAAAGACCTCTTAAAAAAATTGCTGATTATATCAGATTCAAAGGTGAAAAAGCAAAATTAAGTTTAAAACATAAAGTTAATGACAATAAAAATTTTGAAGGAATAATAGTTGATTGTAAAGATAACATTATTTTTCTAGAAATTAAAGAGCAAGAAATCATGGAAATTCCTTTTTCAGAAATAAGAAAAGCCAATCTTGTTTATGAATTTGAAGAATTTTAATAGAATTTTCGGGAGGGTATAAAAATAATATGAAAAGTAAAGACGCTAAGATTTTTTTAGAAGCTCTAGATGAATTAGAGAGAGAAAAAGGAATAAGTAAAGAAAATCTTCTTCTAACTGTAGAACAAGCTATTCTAGCTGCTTATAAAAAGAATTATGGTGATGAAGAAAATGTTGAAGTAGAAATCAATAGAGAAAATGGAGATGTTAAACTTTACGAAGTAAAAACTGTTGTTACTGAAGAAGATCTTTATGATGCTGCTATTGAAATCTCTTTAGAAGATGCTATTGACGAATATAGAAACAATAGAATTCAAAGAAAACCAAAAATTGGTGATGAAGTAAGAATAGAAATTAACTGTGAAGAATTCAGAAGAAACGCTATTCAAAATGGAAAACAAATTGTTATCCAAAAAGTAAGAGAAGCTGAAAGACAATATATCTATGATAGATTCAAAGATAAAGAAAATGATATCATAAATGGTATCATTAGAAGAATTGACGACAAGAAAAATATATTTGTTGAGTTTGATGGAATAGAAGCTATTCTTCCAACTACTGAACAATCTCCAGCTGACACTTATAGAGTTGGTGAAAGATTAAAAGTATATCTTGCTGAAGTTGAAAAAACTAACAAATTCCCAAGAATTGTTATCTCTAGAAAACATGAGGGACTTTTAAGAAAATTATTTGAACTAGAAATTCCTGAAATTACTTCTGGTTTAATAGAGATTAAAGCTGTAGCAAGAGAAGCTGGTTCAAGAGCTAAAGTAGCTGTATACTCTGCTGATCCTAACATTGATACTGTTGGAGCTTGTATCGGACAAAAAGGACTAAGAATTAAAAATATAGTTAATGAATTAAATGGTGAAAAAATTGATATAGTTGTTTGGAAGGAATCAGTTGAAGAGTTTGTTTCTGCTGTTTTAAGTCCAGCTAAAGTTAAGAGTGTTGAGGTATTTGAAGAAGAAAATACTGCTAGAGTTATTGTTGATAGCTCACAACTTTCACTAGCAATTGGTAAAAATGGACAAAATGCTAGACTTGCTGCTAAACTTACAGGAATGAGAGTAGATATTAAAACTGAAAACAGTTCTAATAATGAAGAGGTAGAACAAGGTGAATAATCAAGATTTTCCAGAAAGAACTTGTTTAATCTGTAAGGATAAAAAAGATAAGAAAGATTTATTCAGATTAGTTAAAACAGGTGAAGATAAATATGCTTTTGATGAAAAACAAAAAGAACAAAGTAGAGGCTATTACATCTGTAAAAGTCATGAATGTTTAAAAAGATTATCTAAACATAAAAAAATAAAAATTGATACAGATGACCTGATAAAGATGTTAAATCTTTTAAAGAAAGGTGAAAAGGACTATTTAAATATTTTAAGAGCAATGAAAAATTCACAAACTTTATCCTTTGGAATGAATATGGTTTTAGAAGAAATCGAACATACTCATTTTTTAGTTCTAGCTGAAGATATAAGTGAAAAAAATGAGAGAAAACTTCTTCTACGTGCTAAAGAGTTAAATATAACTTATGTTTACTGTGGAAATAAGCAACAACTAGGAGAAATTTTTGGCAAGGATGAAGTAAGTGTTATTGGAGTTAAAAACAAGCAAATAGCCCGTGGCCTCATAAATTAAATTAATTTAGGAGGTAATTTGATGAAAATTAGAGTACATGAATTGGCTAAGAGATACAATATGGGGAGCAAGGAATTTTTAAACTTATTACAAGAAAAAGTAAAAGTTCCTGTTTCGTCAAATTTATCTGGTTTAGCTGAGGAAGATGTCAAAAAGATTGAAAATTACTTTAATGATATAAATAAAAAAGATAATAATAAAGAGATTGCGAAGCCAGATAAAACGACTTCAAAAGGAAAAGGAGATAGTTTGAATAAAAAGATTATAGAAGAAGACGATATTTTTGAAGAAGAAAGTCTTGGAAATGGAAAAAAATCTCAATATGTAAAAATGGGAAAAGAGAAAAAAAATTGGAAAAATGGGAAAAACTCTTCTACTGAAGATGATAAACAACAACCAAGTAAAAAAAATAAAAAGAAAAAAGGTAGAAGAACAGATTTTGTTATGAAAACTGTTGACTCTGTTGCTTCTGAAACTATTGAAGAAGATGGAGTAAAATTAATAAAAATAAGAGGAGAAATCACTCTTGGAGATTTTGCTGAAAGACTTGGAGTAAGCAGTGCAGAAATAATCAAAAAACTATTTATGAAAGGACAAATGCTAACTATCAACAGCCCTATATCTATTGATATGGCTGAAGAGATAGCTATGGATTACGATGCACTTGTTGAGCAAGAGGAAGAAATCGAATTAGAATTTGGAGAAAAATTCGCTCTTGAAGTTGAAGATAAAGCTGAGGACTTAGTTGAAAGACCACCTGTTATCACTATAATGGGACACGTTGACCATGGTAAAACTTCATTACTAGATGCTATTAGAGCAAGTAATGTAGTTTCTGGAGAAGCTGGAGGAATCACTCAAAAGATTGGAGCTTACCAAATTATAAAAGATGGTAAAAAAATTACTTTCGTTGATACCCCTGGACATGAGGCCTTCACTGATATGAGAGCGAGAGGAGCTCAAGTTACTGATATAGCTATACTTGTTGTTGCTGCTGACGATGGTGTAATGCCACAAACAATAGAAGCTCTATCACATGCTAAAGCTGCTAATGTACCTATCATAGTAGCTGTAAACAAAATTGATAAACCTGAAGCTAACCCTATGAAAGTTAAACAAGAACTTATGGAACATGGACTTGTTTCAATTGAATGGGGAGGAGATACTGAGTTTGTAGAAGTATCTGCTAAAAAGCATCTTAACCTTGATACACTTTTAGATACTATATTAATTACTGCTGAAATTCTTGAATTAAAAGCAAATCCTAAGAAGAGAGCAAAAGGAGTTGTACTTGAGTCTAAACTAGATCCAAAAGTTGGACCTATTGCTGACATCTTAGTTCAAGAGGGAACTTTAAAAATTGGTGACGTTATTGTTGCTGGTGAAGTTTATGGTAAAGTAAGAGCTCTTATCAATGACAGAGGAGAGAGAGTTGAAAGAGTTGACGTTTCTCAACCTGCTGAAATTATAGGATTTAACCAAGTACCTCAAGCTGGAGATACTATGTATGTTATTCAAAATGAACAACATGCTAAGAGAATTGTTGAAGAGGTTGCTAAAGAGAGAAAACTTGCTGAAACAAGTAAGAAAACTATATCTCTTGAATCTCTATCAGAGCAATTTGACCATGAAAATATTAAAGAACTTAATCTTGTATTAAGAGCAGATTCAAGAGGATCTGTTGAAGCTTTAAGAGAGTCTTTACTAAAACTT
It includes:
- the nusA gene encoding transcription termination/antitermination protein NusA; amino-acid sequence: MKSKDAKIFLEALDELEREKGISKENLLLTVEQAILAAYKKNYGDEENVEVEINRENGDVKLYEVKTVVTEEDLYDAAIEISLEDAIDEYRNNRIQRKPKIGDEVRIEINCEEFRRNAIQNGKQIVIQKVREAERQYIYDRFKDKENDIINGIIRRIDDKKNIFVEFDGIEAILPTTEQSPADTYRVGERLKVYLAEVEKTNKFPRIVISRKHEGLLRKLFELEIPEITSGLIEIKAVAREAGSRAKVAVYSADPNIDTVGACIGQKGLRIKNIVNELNGEKIDIVVWKESVEEFVSAVLSPAKVKSVEVFEEENTARVIVDSSQLSLAIGKNGQNARLAAKLTGMRVDIKTENSSNNEEVEQGE
- a CDS encoding methylaspartate mutase subunit S — translated: MEKNGKKVVIGVIGSDCHAVGNKIIHHVLESNGFEVVNIGVLSPQADFINAAVETNADAIIVSSLYGHGELDCQGMREKCKEAGLNNILLYVGGNIVVGKQVWEDVEKRFKAMGFDRVYKPGTPIEDTTEDLKKDLGIA
- a CDS encoding DUF448 domain-containing protein; amino-acid sequence: MNNQDFPERTCLICKDKKDKKDLFRLVKTGEDKYAFDEKQKEQSRGYYICKSHECLKRLSKHKKIKIDTDDLIKMLNLLKKGEKDYLNILRAMKNSQTLSFGMNMVLEEIEHTHFLVLAEDISEKNERKLLLRAKELNITYVYCGNKQQLGEIFGKDEVSVIGVKNKQIARGLIN
- the infB gene encoding translation initiation factor IF-2, with the translated sequence MKIRVHELAKRYNMGSKEFLNLLQEKVKVPVSSNLSGLAEEDVKKIENYFNDINKKDNNKEIAKPDKTTSKGKGDSLNKKIIEEDDIFEEESLGNGKKSQYVKMGKEKKNWKNGKNSSTEDDKQQPSKKNKKKKGRRTDFVMKTVDSVASETIEEDGVKLIKIRGEITLGDFAERLGVSSAEIIKKLFMKGQMLTINSPISIDMAEEIAMDYDALVEQEEEIELEFGEKFALEVEDKAEDLVERPPVITIMGHVDHGKTSLLDAIRASNVVSGEAGGITQKIGAYQIIKDGKKITFVDTPGHEAFTDMRARGAQVTDIAILVVAADDGVMPQTIEALSHAKAANVPIIVAVNKIDKPEANPMKVKQELMEHGLVSIEWGGDTEFVEVSAKKHLNLDTLLDTILITAEILELKANPKKRAKGVVLESKLDPKVGPIADILVQEGTLKIGDVIVAGEVYGKVRALINDRGERVERVDVSQPAEIIGFNQVPQAGDTMYVIQNEQHAKRIVEEVAKERKLAETSKKTISLESLSEQFDHENIKELNLVLRADSRGSVEALRESLLKLSTDEVAVNIIQAASGAITESDVKLAEVSNAIIIGFHVRPTTKAIKEAEVNGVEIRTSNIIYHITEDIEKALTGMLEPEFKEAYLGRIEIKKVFKVSKVGNIAGCVVVDGKVKNDSNIRILRDGIVMYEGKLSSLKRYKDDAKEVVAGQECGLGVENFNDIKEGDIVEAFEIQEIQRTLK
- a CDS encoding glutamate mutase L, with the protein product MKVYLAIDFGSTYTKLTAIDMDNEVILATAKDITTVENDIMIGFNKAFDKLKAAISEKVDFDSVEFVSKTACSSAAGGLKMVAIGLVPELTAEAAKKAALGAGARVIKTYAYELNHRELEEIKATPLDIILLAGGTDGGNKDCIIHNAKMIAEYKLNVPVVVAGNKAAIDEVETIFKEAGIDHFITENVMPFINKLNVEPCREEIRKVFMGRIVEAKGMKNAEEFIKGILMPTPAAVLKAAEVLAEGTDDEDGIGDLIVVDIGGATTDIHSIAKGEPTKPSIMIKGLEEPYAKRTVEGDLGMRYSAIALLEAAGTRKIRNYLHDSLKQVDVKANCQYRHDHIKMVPQSEEEIRFDEAMAMAATEIAMTRHCGVLECVYTPMGTMFNQSGKDLTEAPYVIGTGGVIIHSMNPRGILKAGNFNEQDPVHLKPQDPKFLVDKTYILSSMGLLAQEYPDLAVRILKKYLVEV
- a CDS encoding methylaspartate mutase subunit E, producing the protein MKLRFKKWTEEEFFEMREEVLKGWPTGKDVNLEEAVAYHKSLPESKSFSKKLVDAKKAGITLAQPRAGVALIDQHIELLSYLDKVGGADLLPTTIDSYTRQNKYENCERGIEESKKAGRSLLNGFPGVNHGVAGCRKVVEAIDLPLQLRHGTPDARLLSEIMIAAGYTSDEGGGISYNVPYAKSVSLEKTLIDWQYVDRLVGWYEEHGVSINREPFGPLTGTLVPPSMSNAVGILEGLLAAEQGVKNITLGYGQCGNLIQDVAAIRALAEQGEEYFKEYGYNDIDLTTVFHQWMGGFPEDEAKAFGVISNGASAAALAGATKVIVKTPHEAIGVPTKEANAQGIKATKMVLNLLRGQQLSMSPELAKEIEIIKAETKCILDRVLELGAGDWAIGIVKAFEQGVLDVPFAPSKYNLGKMMPARDNVGKVRYLAVGNVPLSKELVDYNMAQLEERAKFEGRPVGFQMTVDDIFAVGKGTLIGRPETESMRNN
- a CDS encoding ribosome maturation factor RimP produces the protein MELNNKEIILKKIENIVTPVAESMGLSLVDIEYLQDGGYWYVRIYVEKENEDITLEDCAALSNKIDEDIDKLIDQRFFLEVSSPGIERPLKKIADYIRFKGEKAKLSLKHKVNDNKNFEGIIVDCKDNIIFLEIKEQEIMEIPFSEIRKANLVYEFEEF